The Musa acuminata AAA Group cultivar baxijiao unplaced genomic scaffold, Cavendish_Baxijiao_AAA HiC_scaffold_1036, whole genome shotgun sequence genome window below encodes:
- the LOC135665700 gene encoding uncharacterized protein LOC135665700 isoform X3, with translation MHQQPESQSMATDNVYVLFYLLAFLCIQPNVCDGALTSGCIPAERSALLGFKRGLKDPTNRLSSWVGKDCCKWEGVTCSNHTGHVVKLDLHNPHPFSDFDDEPYNNWTLGDSCLHQSNTNWMHHKLKSTKCAAAWIFLDLMLRSFQLMSLPLMADMLLQLMELGRRGSHMHVNVTRMICARKNDPFMATFKIHDARGNDVDLSIYNGKVLLIVNVASQWKQKTAKGHEECRVKVQLTLIYSVLV, from the exons ATGCACCAGCAACCAGAATCCCAATCCATGGCTACAGACAATGTCTACGTTCTCTTCTACTTATTGGCCTTCCTATGCATTCAACCCAACGTCTGCGACGGAGCTCTAACCTCGGGCTGCATCCCTGCCGAAAGAAGTGCTCTACTTGGGTTCAAACGAGGCCTGAAAGATCCTACCAACAGGCTGTCCTCTTGGGTGGGTAAAGACTGCTGCAAATGGGAGGGTGTGACGTGCAGCAATCATACTGGGCATGTCGTGAAGCTGGACCTCCACAATCCGCATCCTTtctccgattttgatgatgagcCATACAACAACTGGACCTTAGGAG ATTCTTGTCTTCATCAATCAAATACAAATTGGATGCATCATAAGCTCAAGTCCACCAAATGTGCTGCTGCATGGATTTTCTTGGATCTCATGCTCAGATCTTTTCAGTTGATGAGTCTCCCGTTAATGGCGGACATGCTGCTGCAGCTGATGGAATTGGGCCGAAGAGGCTCTCACATGCATGTCAATGTGACAAGGATGATATGTGCACGCAAGAACGATCCATTTATGGCCACCTTCAAAATTCAT GATGCCAGGGGAAATGATGTGGATCTTAGCATTTACAATGGGAAGGTCTTGCTGATTGTCAATGTTGCATCTCAATG GAAACAAAAAACTGCTAAAGGGCATGAAGAATGTAGAGTTAAGGTGCAGCTTACCTTGATATATTCAGTGCTTGTGTGA
- the LOC135665700 gene encoding receptor-like protein EIX1 isoform X1: MHQQPESQSMATDNVYVLFYLLAFLCIQPNVCDGALTSGCIPAERSALLGFKRGLKDPTNRLSSWVGKDCCKWEGVTCSNHTGHVVKLDLHNPHPFSDFDDEPYNNWTLGGELRPSLLGLKHLKYLDLSMNDFGGINIPEFVGSFHRLQYLNLSSAGLGGVLPHQLGNLSNLQYLDLSNDLDHSFVVPVNKFSIGDALWISHLSSLKHLNLNKVKFQNGTHWLEALNMLPSIVEIYLSDCEIPSVPLSLPLVNFTSLSVLDLSENFIDSTIPSWLSNISGLEYLDISWNSLQGNIPPAFGNLASLKNLNLANNFHLQGGIPTSFKNLCKLQNLILSGINISKDLLELDEFFSGCVKMSLEVLSLARTNISGQLPEWLFQLASLQELSLGQNQLNGTIPESLGQLSQLVVLNLWYNHLEGVMSEAHFGSLTELKYLILSSNSLALKVESNWLPPFRLEFLWMGSCKLGPEFPSWLRSQINISHIVMSNASIIDAMPNWFWSLISTAEFVSVSGNQISGHVPNLLHLKKLFRLDLSSNYFEGPLPYFPPGLEALDLSNNSFSGII, translated from the coding sequence ATGCACCAGCAACCAGAATCCCAATCCATGGCTACAGACAATGTCTACGTTCTCTTCTACTTATTGGCCTTCCTATGCATTCAACCCAACGTCTGCGACGGAGCTCTAACCTCGGGCTGCATCCCTGCCGAAAGAAGTGCTCTACTTGGGTTCAAACGAGGCCTGAAAGATCCTACCAACAGGCTGTCCTCTTGGGTGGGTAAAGACTGCTGCAAATGGGAGGGTGTGACGTGCAGCAATCATACTGGGCATGTCGTGAAGCTGGACCTCCACAATCCGCATCCTTtctccgattttgatgatgagcCATACAACAACTGGACCTTAGGAGGTGAGTTGAGGCCTTCTTTACTTGGTCTGAAACACCTGAAGTACCTGGACCTAAGCATGAACGATTTTGGAGGCATTAATATTCCAGAATTCGTGGGGTCATTCCATCGACTCCAATATCTTAACCTCTCCAGTGCTGGATTGGGTGGAGTGCTGCCTCACCAGTTGGGTAATCTCTCCAATCTGCAGTATCTAGACTTGTCCAATGACTTGGATCACAGTTTTGTGGTTCCGGTCAATAAATTTAGCATTGGTGATGCACTCTGGATTTCTCACCTTTCTTCTCTAAAGCATCTCAACCTGAATAAGGTTAAGTTTCAAAATGGTACTCACTGGCTGGAAGCTCTGAACATGCTTCCTTCTATCGTGGAGATATACTTATCTGACTGTGAAATTCCAAGTGTTCCCCTCTCTCTTCCACTTGTGAACTTTACATCACTGTCTGTTCTTGATTTATCTGAGAATTTCATTGACTCTACGATACCCTCTTGGTTATCCAACATAAGTGGCCTTGAGTACCTTGATATCAGTTGGAACAGCCTTCAGGGTAATATTCCACCAGCCTTTGGTAACTTGGCTTCCCTCAAGAACCTTAATTTAGCTAACAATTTTCATCTTCAAGGAGGAATACCAACTTCCTTCAAAAATCTGTGCAAGTTGCAGAATTTAATATTGTCAGGCATCAATATCAGCAAAGATTTGTTAGAACTCGATGAATTTTTTTCTGGTTGCGTCAAGATGAGCCTAGAGGTTCTAAGCTTAGCCAGAACGAATATTAGTGGGCAGTTGCCTGAATGGTTATTCCAACTAGCGTCACTCCAAGAGCTCTCTCTTGGTCAAAATCAACTGAATGGAACTATACCAGAAAGCTTGGGACAGCTGTCTCAGCTAGTTGTTTTGAACCTTTGGTACAACCATTTGGAGGGTGTAATGTCTGAGGCGCATTTTGGAAGCCTCACAGAATTGAAATACTTAATTTTGTCGTCCAACTCCTTGGCTCTGAAGGTCGAGAGCAATTGGCTTCCTCCCTTCCGGCTTGAATTCCTTTGGATGGGCTCCTGCAAACTGGGTCCTGAGTTCCCTTCATGGCTCCGGTCTCAAATAAATATTTCAcacattgttatgtctaatgcaagTATTATTGATGCTATGCCAAACTGGTTTTGGAGCTTAATTTCCACAGCAGAGTTCGTGAGTGTCTCCGGCAATCAGATCAGTGGCCACGTACCCAATTTATTGCATTTAAAGAAACTCTTTCGGTTGGATTTAAGTTCAAACTACTTCGAGGGTCCTCTTCCGTATTTTCCTCCTGGATTGGAAGCTTTAGATCTATCAAACAATTCATTCTCGGGAATAATTTGA
- the LOC135665700 gene encoding uncharacterized protein LOC135665700 isoform X2, with translation MHQQPESQSMATDNVYVLFYLLAFLCIQPNVCDGALTSGCIPAERSALLGFKRGLKDPTNRLSSWVGKDCCKWEGVTCSNHTGHVVKLDLHNPHPFSDFDDEPYNNWTLGVDESPVNGGHAAAADGIGPKRLSHACQCDKDDMCTQERSIYGHLQNSCEMSYALLLLLLLWKSQMRWTDQLAPRLDNYHHIVSADGADASSVRSFCCLWGKKTFSLRVWVVMIDDDDDHVLYGFRCRMPGEMMWILAFTMGRSC, from the exons ATGCACCAGCAACCAGAATCCCAATCCATGGCTACAGACAATGTCTACGTTCTCTTCTACTTATTGGCCTTCCTATGCATTCAACCCAACGTCTGCGACGGAGCTCTAACCTCGGGCTGCATCCCTGCCGAAAGAAGTGCTCTACTTGGGTTCAAACGAGGCCTGAAAGATCCTACCAACAGGCTGTCCTCTTGGGTGGGTAAAGACTGCTGCAAATGGGAGGGTGTGACGTGCAGCAATCATACTGGGCATGTCGTGAAGCTGGACCTCCACAATCCGCATCCTTtctccgattttgatgatgagcCATACAACAACTGGACCTTAGGAG TTGATGAGTCTCCCGTTAATGGCGGACATGCTGCTGCAGCTGATGGAATTGGGCCGAAGAGGCTCTCACATGCATGTCAATGTGACAAGGATGATATGTGCACGCAAGAACGATCCATTTATGGCCACCTTCAAAATTCATGTGAGATGTCAtatgctttgttgttgttgttgctattgTGGAAAAG TCAAATGAGATGGACAGATCAATTAGCCCCCAGATTGGACAACTATCATCATATTGTATCTGCTGATGGTGCTGATGCCTCGAGTGTTAGGAGTTTTTGTTGTTTGTGggggaagaaaactttttctctgCGAGTGTGGGTGGTgatgattgatgatgatgatgatcatgtgtTGTATGGCTTCCGATGCAGGATGCCAGGGGAAATGATGTGGATCTTAGCATTTACAATGGGAAGGTCTTGCTGA
- the LOC135665699 gene encoding receptor-like protein EIX1: MATDNVYVLFYLLAFLCIQPNVCDGALTSGCIPAERSALLEFKRGLKDPTNRLSSWVGEDCCKWEGVTCSNHAGHIVKLDLHNPHPFSDFGDEPYNNWTLGGELRPSLLGLKHLKYLDLSMNDFGGINIPKFMGSFHRLQYLNLSRAGLGGLLPHQLGNLSNLQYLDLSDDIFVAPIHQFSIGDALWISHLSSLKHLNLKSVNFQNGTHWLEALNMLPSILEIYLPLCEIQSVPFSLPHVNFTSLSVLDLSENSINSTMPSWLSNISGLEHLDLNGNFLQGNIPPTFGNLASLKELNLAYNSLQGGIPTSFKNLCKLQNLILPGININQDLLELDEIFSGCIKMSLVILDLSYTNISGQLPEWLFQLRKLKVLNLGWNLISGPIPLSLGQLASLQELYLGVNQLNETIPESVGRLSQLVTLDLQHNNLEGVMSEAHFGNLTELKYLCLSSNSLALKVESNWLPPFRLESLQMDSCKLGPEFPAWLQSQINIFEIDMSNAGIIDAMPNWFWSLISTAEYVSVSGNQISGHVPILLHLNHLDWLDLSSNYFEGPLPYFPPRMYFLDLSNNSFSGTISLDIMNMPYLLYLSLSKNNLSGQIPFSVCQSQTLQVLDLSKNTLSGVLPNCWNNSSSIIIMDFSSNNISGVIPKSICSIASLQSLHLNNNSLYEELSLSLKDCTKLVILDAGHNDLKGKIPTWIGESLTSLRFLNLRSNMLVGDIPPNLSRLSSLQFLDLADNELSGTIPRSFGNFTAMKVIEKFSSSTTDQIRYKEHMFITTKGNTLSYDESLLLMNILDLSDNNLFGGVPEEVTGLFGLFSLNLSGNHFTGEIIENISKLQQLESLDLSRNNFSGTIPSGLAALTYLAHLNLSYNNLSGEIPRGNQLLTFNDPSIYIGNPGLCGFPLNQSCNVSETARGQSNPDDRDENEMIWLYTSMAPGFVVGFWAVWGTLILNKNWNLYYFRFIDNLLDKVYVFTLLKVSRIRKRCCSQQG, translated from the coding sequence ATGGCTACAGACAATGTCTACGTTCTCTTCTACTTATTGGCCTTCCTATGCATTCAACCCAACGTCTGCGACGGAGCTCTAACCTCGGGCTGCATCCCTGCCGAAAGAAGTGCTCTACTTGAGTTCAAACGAGGCCTGAAAGATCCTACCAACAGGCTGTCCTCTTGGGTGGGTGAAGACTGCTGCAAATGGGAGGGTGTGACGTGCAGCAATCATGCTGGGCATATCGTCAAGCTGGACCTCCACAATCCGCATCCTTTCTCTGATTTTGGTGACGAGCCATACAACAACTGGACCTTAGGAGGTGAGTTGCGGCCTTCTTTACTTGGTCTGAAGCACCTAAAGTACCTGGACCTAAGCATGAACGATTTTGGAGGCATTAATATTCCAAAATTCATGGGGTCATTCCATCGACTCCAATATCTTAACCTCTCCCGTGCTGGATTGGGTGGACTCCTGCCTCACCAGCTAGGAAATCTCTCCAATCTGCAGTATCTAGACCTATCCGATGACATTTTTGTGGCTCCGATCCATCAATTTAGCATTGGTGATGCACTCTGGATTTCTCACCTTTCCTCTCTAAAGCATCTCAACCTGAAGAGTGTTAACTTTCAAAATGGTACTCACTGGCTGGAAGCTCTGAACATGCTTCCTTCTATTCTGGAGATATACTTACCTCTCTGTGAAATTCAAAGTGTTCCCTTTTCTCTTCCACATGTGAACTTTACATCACTGTCTGTTCTTGATTTATCTGAGAATTCCATTAACTCCACGATGCCCTCTTGGTTATCCAACATAAGTGGCCTTGAGCACCTTGATCTCAATGGGAATTTCCTTCAGGGTAATATTCCACCGACCTTTGGTAACTTGGCTTCCCTCAAGGAACTTAATTTAGCTTACAATTCTCTTCAAGGAGGAATACCCACTTCCTTCAAAAATTTGTGCAAGCTACAGAATTTAATATTGCCAGGCATCAATATCAACCAAGATTTGTTAGAACTTGATGAAATTTTTTCTGGCTGCATCAAGATGAGCCTAGTGATTCTGGACTTATCCTACACGAATATTAGTGGGCAGCTGCCTGAATGGTTATTCCAACTCAGGAAGCTTAAAGTACTCAATTTGGGGTGGAATCTGATTTCTGGTCCTATTCCTTTGTCACTTGGacaactagcatcactccaaGAGCTCTATCTTGGGGTAAATCAGTTGAATGAAACTATACCAGAAAGTGTGGGGCGGCTGTCTCAGCTAGTTACTTTGGACCTCCAGCACAACAATTTGGAGGGTGTAATGTCTGAGGCGCATTTTGGAAACCTCACAGAATTGAAATACTTATGTTTGTCGTCCAACTCCTTGGCTCTGAAGGTCGAGAGCAATTGGCTTCCTCCCTTCCGGCTAGAATCCCTTCAGATGGACTCCTGCAAACTGGGTCCTGAGTTCCCTGCATGGCTCCAGTCGCAAATAAATATTTTCGAAATTGATATGTCTAATGCTGGTATTATTGATGCTATGCCAAACTGGTTTTGGAGCTTAATTTCCACAGCAGAGTACGTGAGTGTCTCCGGCAATCAGATCAGTGGCCACGTACCCATTTTATTGCATTTAAATCATCTCGACTGGTTGGATTTAAGCTCAAACTACTTCGAGGGTCCTCTTCCATATTTTCCTCCTCGAATGTATTTTTTAGATTTGTCAAATAATTCATTCTCGGGAACAATTTCACTTGACATCATGAATATGCCTTACCTCTTATATTTATcgctttcaaaaaataatttaagtgGCCAAATTCCCTTCTCTGTATGCCAATCGCAGACCTTACAGGTTCTTGATCTTTCAAAAAATACTTTATCAGGAGTGCTCCCCAATTGTTGGAATAATTCTTCAAGTATTATAATTATGGATTTTTCAAGCAACAACATATCTGGAGTTATTCCTAAGTCAATATGTTCCATAGCATCACTTCAGTCGTTGCACTTGAACAATAATAGTCTATATGAAGAGTTGTCCCTGTCCTTGAAAGATTGTACGAAATTAGTCATTCTTGATGCTggacataatgatttgaaaggtAAAATTCCAACTTGGATTGGCGAAAGTTTAACTAGTCTGAGGTTCCTCAATCTACGATCAAATATGTTGGTCGGAGATATTCCTCCAAATCTTTCAAGATTGAGTTCTCTCCAATTTCTCGACCTTGCAGATAATGAGTTATCGGGAACTATTCCAAGGAGCTTTGGAAATTTTACTGCCATGAAAGTAATTGAAAAATTTTCAAGTTCGACGACAGATCAAATTAGATATAAGGAGCATATGTTTATTACAACTAAAGGAAACACTCTCTCCTATGATGAGTCACTTTTGCTCATGAATATCTTGGACCTCTCAGACAATAACTTATTTGGAGGAGTACCCGAAGAAGTCACAGGTCTTTTTGGCTTATTCAGCTTAAATTTATCTGGAAACCATTTCACAGGAGAAATCATTGAAAATATCAGTAAATTACAACAGTTGGAGTCCCTTGACTTGTCAAGGAACAATTTTTCTGGCACAATTCCTTCTGGCCTCGCTGCCCTGACTTATTTGGCTCACTTGAACCTCTCATACAACAACTTGTCAGGGGAAATTCCACGTGGTAATCAACTTTTAACCTTCAATGATCCATCTATCTATATTGGCAATCCTGGTCTTTGTGGGTTTCCTCTGAATCAAAGTTGCAATGTCAGTGAGACAGCACGAGGTCAAAGTAATCCAGATGATAGAGATGAGAATGAGATGATATGGTTGTACACGAGCATGGCACCAGGATTTGTTGTTGGTTTCTGGGCAgtctggggtaccttaatacttaacaagaattggaacctTTACTACTTCCGATTTATAGACAACTTGCTTGACAAAGTATATGTGTTTACCTTACTGAAAGTTTCTAGGATCAGAAAACGTTGTTGTTCCCAGCAAGGATGA